A region of Streptomyces halobius DNA encodes the following proteins:
- a CDS encoding DUF349 domain-containing protein encodes MSSDPWGRVDETGTVYVRTADGEKVVGSWQAGSPEEALAYFERKYEGLVVEIGLLERRVKTTDLSAKDAMTAIDHLRRQVDEHHAVGDLDALTKRLDALVGTVEARREERKAQKARQADEARQAKEKLVAEAEELAASEQWRAAGERLRALVDTWKSLPRLDRKSDDELWHRFSHARSAFSKRRKAHFASLDAQREESRKAKEKLVAEAESLSHSTDWGATAARYRELMAEWKAAGRAQREHEDDLWNRFRGAQDIFFQARSEVFAERDAEQRENLTRKEELVAEAEKLLPVSDLKAARAALRSINERWEAIGHVPRDARPKIEGRMHAVERAIQDAEETEWRRTNPEARARAAGLTGQLQDAVDKLQKQIDSARAAGNNAKADKLSRELEGRKALLDQALKGLEEFGG; translated from the coding sequence GTGAGCAGCGACCCATGGGGCCGCGTCGACGAGACGGGGACCGTGTACGTGCGTACCGCCGATGGCGAGAAGGTCGTCGGATCGTGGCAGGCGGGATCCCCCGAGGAGGCCCTCGCCTACTTCGAGCGCAAGTATGAGGGCCTGGTCGTAGAGATCGGCCTCCTCGAACGACGGGTCAAGACCACCGACCTGTCGGCGAAGGACGCCATGACCGCGATCGACCATCTGCGCCGCCAGGTGGACGAGCACCACGCGGTGGGTGACCTGGACGCGCTGACGAAGCGGCTGGACGCCCTGGTCGGCACCGTCGAGGCGCGCCGCGAGGAACGCAAGGCGCAAAAGGCCCGACAGGCCGACGAGGCCCGGCAGGCCAAGGAGAAGCTGGTCGCCGAGGCCGAGGAACTGGCGGCCAGCGAGCAGTGGCGGGCGGCCGGCGAGCGGCTGCGTGCGCTGGTCGACACCTGGAAGAGCCTGCCGCGTCTGGACCGCAAGTCGGACGACGAGCTGTGGCACCGCTTCTCGCACGCCCGCTCGGCGTTCTCCAAGCGGCGCAAGGCGCACTTCGCGTCGCTGGACGCGCAGCGCGAGGAGTCCCGTAAGGCGAAGGAGAAGCTGGTCGCCGAGGCCGAGTCGCTGTCGCACTCGACGGACTGGGGGGCCACGGCCGCCCGCTACCGCGAGCTGATGGCGGAGTGGAAGGCCGCCGGGCGCGCGCAGCGCGAGCACGAGGACGACCTGTGGAACCGCTTCCGCGGCGCCCAGGACATCTTCTTCCAGGCGCGCAGCGAGGTGTTCGCGGAGCGCGACGCCGAGCAGCGGGAGAACCTCACCCGCAAGGAGGAGCTGGTCGCCGAGGCCGAGAAGCTGCTGCCCGTCTCGGACCTGAAGGCGGCGCGGGCCGCGCTCCGCTCGATCAACGAGCGGTGGGAGGCCATCGGCCATGTGCCGCGGGACGCCCGCCCGAAGATCGAGGGCCGGATGCACGCCGTCGAGCGCGCCATCCAGGACGCCGAGGAGACCGAGTGGCGGCGGACGAACCCCGAGGCGCGGGCGCGTGCCGCGGGGCTGACCGGCCAGCTGCAGGACGCCGTCGACAAGCTGCAGAAGCAGATCGACTCGGCACGGGCGGCCGGCAACAACGCCAAGGCCGACAAGCTGTCCCGTGAACTGGAGGGCCGCAAGGCGCTGCTGGACCAGGCGCTGAAGGGGCTGGAGGAGTTCGGGGGCTGA